From Microcaecilia unicolor chromosome 11, aMicUni1.1, whole genome shotgun sequence, the proteins below share one genomic window:
- the SRRD gene encoding SRR1-like protein isoform X2, translating to MEGCPWQTVSSKKGTKKRRNKTRAEIGGERTGSCEIGCQDNEVDCGQIKLKIQQAKEDLTTSTFWYFCQRLIEECLGKFIEQIKEKQSFSAEGIHPGEDPAPKCVHQQDTQTSEPKEETVESRHGFNCVCYGVGRFSSCVISRYQLALLLLLLEKLQVPKHRCHVFDPLFSRWEIAVLQALGLTVIFENEEGKHRIFTPTIFYMIHCGKALYNNLLWRNWSVDALSKAIIIGNSFKRIEERRNRLSTGATGMDDTTNISTEARQQMNCK from the exons ATGGAAGGCTGTCCTTGGCAAACTGTGAGTAGCAAGAAGGGTACCAAGAAGCGAAGAAATAAAACCAGGGCTGAGATCGGCGGAGAGAGAACCGGTAGCTGTGAGATCGGCTGCCAAGACAACGAGGTAGACTGTGgacaaataaaactgaaaattcaGCAAGCCAA GGAAGATCTGACGACATCTACATTTTGGTACTTTTGTCAAA GGCTTATCGAAGAATGCCTCGGCAAATTCATTgagcaaataaaagaaaaacaaagcttCAGTGCTGAAGGTATCCACCCAGGAGAAGACCCTGCACCTAAATGTGTGCACCAGCAAGATACGCAGACGTCTGAGCCAAAAGAAGAGACAGTTGAAAGCAGGCACGGGTTTAACTGTGTGTGTTACGGCGTGGGAAGGTTTTCATCATGTGTAATATCACGATACCAGCTGGCACTTTTACTTCTCTTACTGGAAAAGTTACAG GTTCCGAAGCATCGGTGTCATGTTTTTGATCCGTTATTTTCCAGATGGGAAATTGCTGTTCTTCAAGCGCTCGGCTTAACTGTCATCTTCGAAAATGAG GAGGGAAAACACAGAATATTTACGCCTACCATCTTCTATATGATCCACTGTGGAAAGGCCTTGTATAACAATCTGCTGTGGAGGAACTGGTCAGTGGATGCACTTTCCAAAGCGATTATTATTGGCAACAGCTTTAAAAGGATCGAGGAGAG GAGAAACAGACTTTCAACTGGAGCAACAGGCATGGATGACACTACAAACATttcaacagaagcaagacaaCAAATGAACTGCAAGTGA
- the SRRD gene encoding SRR1-like protein isoform X3 has product MEGCPWQTVSSKKGTKKRRNKTRAEIGGERTGSCEIGCQDNEVDCGQIKLKIQQAKEDLTTSTFWYFCQRLIEECLGKFIEQIKEKQSFSAEGIHPGEDPAPKCVHQQDTQTSEPKEETVESRHGFNCVCYGVGRFSSCVISRYQLALLLLLLEKLQVPKHRCHVFDPLFSRWEIAVLQALGLTVIFENEEGKHRIFTPTIFYMIHCGKALYNNLLWRNWSVDALSKAIIIGNSFKRIEESEGETDFQLEQQAWMTLQTFQQKQDNK; this is encoded by the exons ATGGAAGGCTGTCCTTGGCAAACTGTGAGTAGCAAGAAGGGTACCAAGAAGCGAAGAAATAAAACCAGGGCTGAGATCGGCGGAGAGAGAACCGGTAGCTGTGAGATCGGCTGCCAAGACAACGAGGTAGACTGTGgacaaataaaactgaaaattcaGCAAGCCAA GGAAGATCTGACGACATCTACATTTTGGTACTTTTGTCAAA GGCTTATCGAAGAATGCCTCGGCAAATTCATTgagcaaataaaagaaaaacaaagcttCAGTGCTGAAGGTATCCACCCAGGAGAAGACCCTGCACCTAAATGTGTGCACCAGCAAGATACGCAGACGTCTGAGCCAAAAGAAGAGACAGTTGAAAGCAGGCACGGGTTTAACTGTGTGTGTTACGGCGTGGGAAGGTTTTCATCATGTGTAATATCACGATACCAGCTGGCACTTTTACTTCTCTTACTGGAAAAGTTACAG GTTCCGAAGCATCGGTGTCATGTTTTTGATCCGTTATTTTCCAGATGGGAAATTGCTGTTCTTCAAGCGCTCGGCTTAACTGTCATCTTCGAAAATGAG GAGGGAAAACACAGAATATTTACGCCTACCATCTTCTATATGATCCACTGTGGAAAGGCCTTGTATAACAATCTGCTGTGGAGGAACTGGTCAGTGGATGCACTTTCCAAAGCGATTATTATTGGCAACAGCTTTAAAAGGATCGAGGAGAG TGAAGGAGAAACAGACTTTCAACTGGAGCAACAGGCATGGATGACACTACAAACATttcaacagaagcaagacaaCAAATGA
- the SRRD gene encoding SRR1-like protein isoform X1 gives MEGCPWQTVSSKKGTKKRRNKTRAEIGGERTGSCEIGCQDNEVDCGQIKLKIQQAKEDLTTSTFWYFCQRLIEECLGKFIEQIKEKQSFSAEGIHPGEDPAPKCVHQQDTQTSEPKEETVESRHGFNCVCYGVGRFSSCVISRYQLALLLLLLEKLQVPKHRCHVFDPLFSRWEIAVLQALGLTVIFENEEGKHRIFTPTIFYMIHCGKALYNNLLWRNWSVDALSKAIIIGNSFKRIEERLLARILMRDYVYISKILKGTEETAFPEDPQYLDIFNDTSVHWFPVQKLKDLPGETWLLGEEPAYLECEELEIIRNQRQENEIYL, from the exons ATGGAAGGCTGTCCTTGGCAAACTGTGAGTAGCAAGAAGGGTACCAAGAAGCGAAGAAATAAAACCAGGGCTGAGATCGGCGGAGAGAGAACCGGTAGCTGTGAGATCGGCTGCCAAGACAACGAGGTAGACTGTGgacaaataaaactgaaaattcaGCAAGCCAA GGAAGATCTGACGACATCTACATTTTGGTACTTTTGTCAAA GGCTTATCGAAGAATGCCTCGGCAAATTCATTgagcaaataaaagaaaaacaaagcttCAGTGCTGAAGGTATCCACCCAGGAGAAGACCCTGCACCTAAATGTGTGCACCAGCAAGATACGCAGACGTCTGAGCCAAAAGAAGAGACAGTTGAAAGCAGGCACGGGTTTAACTGTGTGTGTTACGGCGTGGGAAGGTTTTCATCATGTGTAATATCACGATACCAGCTGGCACTTTTACTTCTCTTACTGGAAAAGTTACAG GTTCCGAAGCATCGGTGTCATGTTTTTGATCCGTTATTTTCCAGATGGGAAATTGCTGTTCTTCAAGCGCTCGGCTTAACTGTCATCTTCGAAAATGAG GAGGGAAAACACAGAATATTTACGCCTACCATCTTCTATATGATCCACTGTGGAAAGGCCTTGTATAACAATCTGCTGTGGAGGAACTGGTCAGTGGATGCACTTTCCAAAGCGATTATTATTGGCAACAGCTTTAAAAGGATCGAGGAGAG GTTATTGGCcagaatattaatgagagattaTGTTTACATATCAAAG ATTTTAAAAGGGACAGAGGAAACTGCATTCCCAGAAGATCCTCAGTACCTGGACATATTTAACGACACATCTGTCCACTGGTTTCCCGTGCAAAAATTAAAGGACCTTCCAGGTGAAACGTGGCTGCTGGGGGAGGAACCGGCCTATCTTGAATGCGAGGAGCTGGAGATTATTAGGAATCAAAGACAAGAAAATGAGATCTATCTGTAA